The following proteins are encoded in a genomic region of Spirosoma sp. SC4-14:
- a CDS encoding TspO/MBR family protein, whose translation MNDKLRQPLVVISVIFLIVMNYLSNAGAFGGRTNKEISDQYHTLITPAGYAFAIWGLIFLGLLAFAIYQATPSQRTNPRFRAIGVWVIINAVCNAIWSPLFNTEHIGLALIVILVMLTSLVIIEQQLLEKGNVPLLPTDPDETLPESAASPMETWLARIPFSIYFGWLTVATILNVAVFLKATDFSLMGLSEQTWAIAILIVGLVVGAIVFNRFRSVAYILVFAWAYAAIAVEQQGIGQIPLVAGAGAIVAIVLAIIGLISRKTPSYS comes from the coding sequence ATGAATGATAAACTCCGTCAACCGCTCGTCGTTATCAGCGTTATCTTTCTGATTGTCATGAATTATCTCTCCAATGCAGGAGCATTCGGTGGCAGAACGAACAAGGAAATTTCGGACCAGTACCATACCCTGATCACTCCGGCAGGTTATGCCTTCGCCATCTGGGGACTGATTTTTCTGGGTTTACTGGCTTTTGCCATTTATCAGGCTACGCCGTCGCAACGCACAAATCCGCGTTTTCGGGCTATCGGTGTCTGGGTTATTATCAATGCGGTGTGCAATGCCATCTGGAGCCCGTTGTTCAATACCGAACACATTGGTCTGGCATTGATCGTTATTCTGGTTATGCTGACTTCCCTGGTTATTATTGAACAGCAACTGCTGGAGAAGGGGAACGTACCACTCCTGCCAACCGATCCCGACGAGACCCTGCCCGAATCAGCCGCTTCGCCCATGGAAACGTGGCTGGCCCGAATCCCGTTTTCTATTTATTTCGGCTGGCTTACGGTGGCTACTATTCTGAACGTGGCCGTTTTTCTGAAAGCCACCGATTTTAGCCTGATGGGCCTCAGTGAACAAACCTGGGCTATTGCTATTCTGATTGTGGGGCTGGTGGTTGGTGCTATCGTGTTCAACCGGTTTCGGAGTGTTGCCTACATTCTGGTGTTTGCCTGGGCCTATGCCGCCATTGCCGTTGAGCAGCAGGGTATAGGGCAAATTCCGTTAGTAGCGGGTGCAGGGGCTATTGTTGCTATAGTACTGGCGATTATTGGCCTGATTTCGCGAAAAACACCCAGCTATTCGTAG
- a CDS encoding peptidylprolyl isomerase has product MPKAQMNTDKGTMLIEFFEKDAPKAVNNFISLAKKGFYDGVTFHRVIPNFMIQGGDPTGTGAGGPGYTIDCELTGDNQYHDRGVLSMAHRGRNTGGSQFFICHNRQNTQHLDRNHTVFGKVVEGLDVIDQIRQGDKINSITILEE; this is encoded by the coding sequence ATGCCAAAGGCACAAATGAATACGGATAAGGGGACTATGCTCATCGAGTTTTTCGAAAAAGATGCCCCGAAAGCGGTTAACAATTTTATTTCACTGGCCAAAAAAGGCTTTTACGATGGAGTTACCTTTCACCGGGTCATTCCTAACTTCATGATTCAGGGTGGCGACCCAACGGGCACCGGCGCAGGTGGTCCGGGCTACACGATCGACTGTGAACTAACCGGCGACAACCAATATCACGATCGGGGAGTTTTGTCGATGGCGCACCGGGGCCGGAATACGGGCGGATCGCAGTTCTTCATCTGCCACAACCGCCAGAATACACAGCATCTGGACCGAAACCATACCGTTTTTGGAAAAGTGGTTGAAGGGCTGGATGTAATCGACCAGATACGTCAGGGCGACAAGATCAATAGCATCACCATTCTGGAAGAGTAG
- a CDS encoding helix-turn-helix domain-containing GNAT family N-acetyltransferase, which yields MNSIAEVRTFNRYYTNLIGVIDRHILKSNLSLAEARVLFEIANQPNCTQTHLIEQLSIDAGYLSRIIKQFEHDELLTRNRSSTDGRASNLSLTATGQALFRTLSTESDQELGALTSHLTEQQFGQLVASMQTIRHLLSRETAMPSLTIRHDLRPGDLGLVTRYHGLWYAPEFGYDMSFEGYVAETVSEFAENYSPEKDRLWIAEADGQFVGCIAVVGRLATVGQLRWFLLDKAFRGQGVGKKLVDVALAFSRERNYKSLYLLTTTDQTTAHHIYKRAGFELTDEHEPVRLWGQTIQEQRYELML from the coding sequence ATGAATTCAATTGCCGAGGTCCGTACATTTAACCGATATTATACAAATCTGATCGGAGTTATTGACCGTCATATTTTAAAAAGCAACCTATCGCTGGCCGAAGCCCGGGTTTTGTTCGAGATCGCTAATCAGCCCAATTGCACACAAACTCATCTGATTGAACAGCTCAGCATCGATGCCGGTTATTTGAGTCGTATCATTAAACAATTTGAGCACGATGAACTACTGACCCGCAATCGTTCTTCAACCGATGGTCGAGCAAGTAACTTAAGTCTGACAGCTACTGGTCAGGCATTGTTCCGAACTCTAAGTACAGAATCGGATCAGGAATTAGGAGCCTTGACAAGCCATTTAACCGAACAGCAGTTTGGGCAGTTGGTGGCTAGCATGCAAACGATTCGGCACCTGTTGAGCCGAGAGACTGCTATGCCATCGCTTACGATCCGTCATGATCTGCGCCCCGGCGATCTGGGTCTCGTAACCCGTTATCATGGCCTTTGGTATGCGCCCGAATTTGGTTACGATATGAGTTTCGAAGGATATGTGGCCGAAACCGTAAGCGAGTTTGCCGAGAATTACTCACCAGAAAAAGATCGGTTATGGATAGCCGAAGCCGATGGACAGTTCGTGGGCTGTATTGCGGTTGTTGGTCGGCTGGCAACGGTGGGCCAATTGCGCTGGTTTTTGCTCGATAAAGCGTTCAGAGGACAGGGTGTAGGTAAAAAACTGGTCGATGTCGCACTCGCCTTTAGCCGGGAACGTAACTACAAAAGCCTCTATCTGTTAACGACAACTGACCAGACAACGGCACATCATATCTACAAACGCGCTGGATTTGAATTGACCGATGAGCACGAACCGGTTCGGCTGTGGGGGCAAACTATTCAGGAGCAGCGATACGAGTTAATGCTGTAA
- a CDS encoding AraC family transcriptional regulator, whose amino-acid sequence METQLIPYYDNLPDFLKAVKSIDSTNRCFGIFPFEQFGGPGEVIPPFRSSTYVAALVTQGSGTIHLDGVPYEVKPGTLYFLRPWTVRAIHKQDQWYGSVLMFTPEFVAKRSVLSDPMREYPFYRKGAQPLIHITPDEVAELYHQFELIDKESAHPDRPKADRLDLTYHLLQALLIKSRQIYRQTLSAIEYSQPVSLVERFQSLLQMYYLPDPNQETPILLTVHEAADRLHIHPHYLSDILKKYTGKTALQHIRERTVFEAQNLMRNTDLTVAEVGYRLRFEDPSNFTKFFKSITGMTPRAYREQLFAVAA is encoded by the coding sequence TTGGAAACTCAACTGATTCCATATTATGATAATCTGCCCGATTTTCTGAAGGCAGTGAAATCTATCGATTCAACGAACCGTTGCTTTGGAATCTTTCCGTTTGAGCAGTTTGGCGGGCCGGGCGAAGTGATTCCGCCGTTTCGAAGCAGCACATACGTAGCTGCTCTGGTAACGCAGGGGAGTGGTACCATTCATCTGGATGGTGTTCCGTATGAGGTGAAGCCGGGTACACTCTACTTTCTTCGTCCCTGGACCGTTCGGGCAATTCATAAACAGGATCAATGGTATGGATCTGTGCTGATGTTTACGCCTGAATTTGTTGCCAAACGGTCGGTGCTGTCCGATCCAATGCGGGAGTATCCGTTTTATCGGAAAGGCGCCCAGCCATTAATTCATATTACCCCCGACGAAGTAGCAGAACTCTATCATCAATTTGAACTGATTGATAAAGAATCGGCTCATCCAGACCGCCCTAAGGCCGATCGACTGGACCTTACTTATCATCTCCTGCAGGCATTGCTGATAAAAAGCCGCCAGATTTATCGTCAGACACTCTCGGCCATCGAGTATTCGCAGCCCGTGTCGTTGGTTGAGCGGTTTCAGAGTTTGTTACAGATGTATTATCTGCCTGATCCTAATCAGGAAACCCCTATATTACTAACCGTTCATGAAGCGGCCGACCGCCTGCATATTCATCCGCACTATTTAAGTGATATTCTGAAAAAATATACCGGTAAAACGGCTTTGCAGCATATTCGGGAGCGAACCGTATTTGAGGCACAGAACCTGATGCGGAATACGGACCTTACGGTGGCTGAAGTAGGCTATCGGCTACGTTTCGAAGATCCGTCGAATTTTACGAAGTTTTTTAAGAGCATAACAGGCATGACACCCCGCGCATACCGCGAGCAGCTCTTTGCCGTGGCTGCATAA